The following are encoded together in the Deltaproteobacteria bacterium CG11_big_fil_rev_8_21_14_0_20_49_13 genome:
- a CDS encoding acylphosphatase — MRRVHLKITGRVQGVFFRAHTQKTAEELSLTGWVRNNEDGGVETVAEGEKSALERFVAWCNNGPPSAHVTRVDENWEEAKGEFKDFGIRY, encoded by the coding sequence ATGCGCCGCGTGCACCTAAAAATAACCGGCCGCGTTCAGGGCGTCTTTTTCAGGGCCCATACGCAAAAAACGGCGGAAGAACTTTCCCTGACGGGATGGGTGAGAAATAATGAAGATGGCGGAGTTGAGACCGTTGCAGAGGGAGAAAAAAGCGCGCTCGAAAGATTTGTGGCGTGGTGCAACAATGGCCCACCTTCGGCACATGTAACAAGGGTCGATGAAAATTGGGAGGAGGCAAAAGGTGAGTTCAAAGATTTCGGCATCAGATATTGA